In Octopus bimaculoides isolate UCB-OBI-ISO-001 chromosome 5, ASM119413v2, whole genome shotgun sequence, a genomic segment contains:
- the LOC106874190 gene encoding uncharacterized protein LOC106874190: protein MSAKDRDRVSERERKREKKEKEDKKKCKRDRYDEEESEKKRKRRKVRRRKWKKGR from the exons ATGTCG gcgaaagacagagacagagtaagcgaaagagagcgaaagagagagaaaaaagaaaaagaggacaagaaaaagtgtaaaagaga tAGATACGatgaggaagagagtgagaaaaaaaggaagagacgAAAAGTGAGAAGGAGAAAGtggaagaaagggagatag